One Sphingomonas sp. LHG3406-1 genomic window carries:
- a CDS encoding M20/M25/M40 family metallo-hydrolase encodes MRRAALLATGFAALIATAPARAVDRDSPEGRLLFDLFRAIVEMPTVKGREQVPKMARHLSARLRKAGFAARDIEIVPVGETAGLIVTWRGTGARPPILFLAHMDVVEAKKSDWERDPFRLHQENGFLYGRGASDNKLGVAQLVAAFITLKRQGFRPDRDLVLAFTGDEETDMNSSRALAERLAARKPEFAINSDSGGGRADAAGKPISFGVQVAEKTFANFAVTIRNPGGHSARPRPDNAIYELAELLGRVRAHQFPAEGNQRTTCVPTLLSGGHADNALPQRATATINCRILPGVPIDDIGRALAEAGGNPAAEWSVVGEPFGAPASPVHPELFAAFTEAVKDRAPGVPITPYMTPGATDGKHFRARGIPTYGVSADFTRPGEVGGVHGLNERIPESALFEAFDFWPRLMRLLGSEGEKK; translated from the coding sequence ATGAGAAGGGCCGCGCTGCTGGCGACCGGCTTTGCGGCCCTGATTGCTACGGCGCCCGCGAGGGCCGTCGACCGCGACAGCCCGGAAGGGCGGCTGCTGTTCGACCTCTTCAGGGCCATCGTCGAGATGCCGACCGTCAAGGGACGGGAGCAGGTGCCGAAGATGGCGCGCCACCTGTCCGCTCGACTGCGCAAGGCGGGCTTCGCCGCGCGCGATATCGAGATCGTGCCGGTGGGGGAGACCGCCGGCCTCATCGTCACCTGGCGGGGCACCGGTGCCCGCCCGCCGATCCTCTTTCTTGCCCACATGGACGTGGTCGAAGCCAAGAAGTCCGACTGGGAGCGCGATCCCTTCAGGCTGCACCAGGAGAATGGCTTCCTCTACGGGCGCGGTGCAAGCGACAACAAGCTCGGCGTGGCGCAGCTCGTCGCCGCCTTCATCACCCTCAAGCGCCAGGGTTTCCGGCCCGACCGCGACCTCGTCCTCGCCTTTACTGGCGACGAGGAGACCGACATGAATTCGAGCCGCGCGCTTGCCGAGCGGCTCGCGGCGCGGAAGCCAGAATTTGCCATCAACTCCGATTCCGGCGGCGGCCGGGCAGACGCCGCGGGCAAGCCGATCAGCTTCGGGGTGCAAGTGGCGGAGAAGACCTTTGCCAACTTCGCCGTCACCATCCGCAACCCCGGCGGGCACAGCGCCCGGCCGCGGCCGGACAATGCCATCTACGAGCTGGCGGAGCTGCTCGGACGAGTGCGGGCGCACCAGTTTCCGGCAGAAGGCAACCAGCGCACCACCTGCGTCCCGACCCTGCTTTCCGGCGGGCATGCAGATAATGCACTGCCCCAGCGGGCGACGGCTACCATCAATTGCCGAATCCTGCCCGGCGTCCCGATCGATGACATCGGCCGTGCGCTGGCCGAGGCGGGCGGAAATCCGGCGGCCGAGTGGAGCGTGGTCGGCGAGCCCTTCGGAGCGCCGGCATCTCCGGTCCATCCCGAACTGTTCGCCGCTTTCACCGAAGCGGTGAAGGATCGGGCGCCGGGCGTGCCGATCACCCCCTACATGACTCCTGGCGCGACAGACGGAAAGCATTTCCGTGCACGCGGCATCCCCACCTACGGTGTCAGCGCGGATTTCACCCGTCCGGGGGAGGTTGGCGGCGTCCATGGCCTCAACGAGCGCATTCCGGAAAGCGCTTTGTTTGAGGCCTTCGATTTCTGGCCACGGCTGATGCGTCTGCTCGGCAGCGAGGGGGAGAAGAAGTGA
- a CDS encoding TonB-dependent receptor: MALGTRTLMLSFGSAMAIALTLATPAAAQSTEGATQPAATPTGAETPTAPANTGNDSREGEIVVTGSRIRRDPNNSALPLQIITTQELVREGIANPEQLISYLSTNGNGADNLASNADVVSGAQRGTNGLSAANLRGQGSASTLVLLNGRRVAAHGLQGSAVDVNQIPFAAIERVEVLKDGASAIYGTDAIGGVINFITRKDYVGIGAQGSIDVTEAGGGNLYRLSGIVGYGDLNRQGFNIMGAVSYSSNKILRGSDRGFVNGNQPERGLSIDTRGTPIATIFNTGANAIQFSGGTLTQGIPFVLPNGATNAAANGINILDLPGGAGCDSVDGGMPYDEVLWANANAQYACAWDTGRAAVIQQPLNTLTYYTRGVVRVGGDHEIFAEVTGSDADSAKSFSNAQVSSNTGSQAWAYPLNSLTTTTYNDVFNRLKAAFPGQAAAIDARYGRPIGFRWRCVACGPREYETNTKTIRATVGAEGPLFARWDYRAGASYAKSESSSVLGSGYYYRGTTSTGAYDPLAPQVAGAPAGFRGLAGAINSGLLNPFSVTQTEAGLAALQSISAEGVTLYGGQYEVRQFDASISGPLFELFGNKIRAAFGVDYRRETYSFNGSDAANAGQPVIFLAAFDNVNALTPKKRNVKAVYGEVLVPIGDRFEVTGALRVDDYTGFGTTTNPKISAKYRPIDQLMFRGSYNTGFRVPSFNQIFNGTTLSPNPGNTLVDPTLCPQGTVNGPQPGCAAITPESLTGGNLNLGPETSKQWTVGAVLQPTRRLSFSVDYWNIAVDNTIGSITIPQLLANISAFPERIQRTNGIITGVDLRTGNFGSRRTEGLEFAGRAGFDLFGGEINTGLDGTYLLTKKEKLLPNLPYTDLVGVFSLAGDLGLKWKHNAFINYTVNKWSFSLSQIFRSGYDNQALPGSAARPDYNEEVDDYVIYNLAATFAPTRNLRLTAGIKNLFDKDPPFAITYDSNTGAGSSWEPRVADPRGRSFTVNVDWKFF, encoded by the coding sequence ATGGCGCTTGGTACACGCACGCTGATGCTTTCGTTCGGAAGCGCGATGGCGATCGCGCTCACGCTGGCGACGCCGGCTGCGGCGCAGAGCACGGAAGGAGCGACCCAGCCTGCGGCCACGCCGACGGGCGCGGAAACGCCCACCGCGCCGGCGAACACCGGCAACGACAGTCGCGAGGGCGAGATCGTTGTCACCGGCTCGCGCATCCGCCGCGACCCGAACAACAGTGCGCTGCCGCTGCAGATCATCACCACGCAGGAACTGGTCCGGGAGGGCATCGCCAACCCCGAGCAGCTCATCTCCTACCTCAGCACCAACGGCAATGGCGCGGACAATCTGGCGTCGAACGCCGACGTCGTCTCGGGCGCCCAGCGCGGCACCAACGGCCTGTCGGCGGCCAACCTGCGCGGGCAGGGCAGTGCCTCGACGCTGGTGCTGCTGAACGGCCGGCGGGTTGCCGCTCACGGCCTCCAGGGCTCGGCGGTCGACGTCAACCAGATCCCGTTCGCCGCGATCGAGCGGGTCGAGGTGCTGAAGGACGGCGCGTCCGCCATCTACGGCACCGACGCCATCGGTGGCGTGATCAACTTCATCACCCGCAAGGATTATGTCGGGATCGGCGCGCAGGGCTCGATCGACGTCACCGAAGCCGGCGGCGGCAATCTCTACCGGCTGTCGGGAATCGTCGGCTACGGCGACCTCAACCGCCAGGGCTTCAACATCATGGGAGCCGTCTCCTACAGCTCCAACAAGATCCTCCGCGGGTCCGACCGTGGCTTCGTCAACGGCAACCAGCCCGAGCGCGGCCTGTCCATCGACACGCGCGGCACGCCGATCGCGACCATCTTCAATACCGGTGCGAATGCGATCCAGTTCTCCGGCGGCACGCTGACCCAGGGCATTCCTTTCGTCCTGCCGAACGGTGCGACGAATGCCGCGGCAAACGGCATCAACATCCTTGATCTTCCTGGCGGCGCTGGATGCGATTCCGTTGATGGCGGCATGCCTTACGACGAGGTCCTCTGGGCCAACGCCAATGCGCAATATGCCTGCGCCTGGGACACGGGCCGCGCCGCGGTGATCCAACAGCCGCTCAACACGCTGACCTATTATACGCGGGGTGTCGTCCGGGTCGGCGGCGATCATGAGATCTTCGCCGAGGTCACCGGCTCCGACGCCGACTCGGCCAAGAGCTTCTCGAACGCACAGGTGTCGTCCAACACGGGCAGCCAGGCCTGGGCTTATCCGCTCAATTCGCTGACCACGACGACCTACAATGACGTGTTCAACCGCCTCAAAGCGGCGTTTCCGGGTCAGGCGGCGGCGATCGACGCCCGCTATGGACGTCCCATCGGCTTCCGCTGGCGCTGCGTCGCCTGCGGCCCGCGCGAATATGAGACGAACACCAAGACCATCCGCGCGACGGTCGGCGCCGAAGGACCGCTGTTCGCACGCTGGGATTATCGCGCGGGCGCCAGCTACGCCAAGAGCGAGAGCTCGTCGGTGCTCGGCTCCGGCTATTATTATCGCGGCACCACATCGACCGGCGCCTACGATCCGCTCGCCCCGCAGGTCGCCGGCGCACCGGCAGGCTTCCGGGGTCTTGCCGGCGCCATCAACAGCGGCCTGCTGAACCCGTTCAGCGTCACCCAGACCGAGGCGGGTCTCGCCGCCCTCCAGTCGATCTCGGCGGAAGGCGTCACCCTTTACGGCGGCCAGTATGAGGTGCGTCAGTTCGACGCCTCGATCTCGGGTCCTTTGTTCGAGCTGTTCGGAAACAAGATCCGCGCGGCATTCGGCGTCGACTACCGACGTGAGACCTACTCCTTCAACGGTTCGGATGCAGCCAACGCGGGCCAGCCTGTCATCTTCCTGGCGGCCTTCGACAACGTCAACGCGCTTACTCCCAAGAAGCGCAACGTGAAGGCGGTCTACGGTGAAGTGCTGGTTCCGATCGGCGACCGCTTCGAAGTGACCGGCGCCCTGCGCGTCGACGACTATACGGGCTTCGGCACCACCACCAACCCGAAGATCTCGGCCAAATACCGGCCGATCGATCAACTGATGTTCCGCGGGTCGTACAACACCGGATTCCGCGTTCCCTCGTTCAACCAGATCTTCAACGGAACGACGCTGTCGCCCAACCCGGGCAACACGCTGGTGGACCCGACGCTCTGCCCGCAGGGGACGGTCAACGGGCCGCAGCCGGGCTGCGCTGCAATCACGCCCGAATCGCTGACCGGCGGCAATCTGAACCTCGGGCCGGAAACGTCCAAGCAGTGGACCGTCGGCGCCGTGCTCCAGCCGACGCGGCGGCTGAGCTTCTCGGTCGATTATTGGAACATCGCCGTCGACAACACGATCGGCTCAATCACCATTCCGCAGCTGCTGGCGAACATCAGCGCTTTCCCCGAGCGTATCCAGCGCACCAACGGGATCATCACCGGCGTCGACCTGCGCACCGGCAACTTCGGGTCGCGCCGCACGGAAGGCCTGGAGTTCGCCGGCCGCGCCGGTTTCGACCTGTTCGGGGGCGAGATCAACACCGGGCTCGACGGCACCTATCTCCTCACCAAGAAGGAGAAGCTGCTTCCGAACCTGCCCTACACCGACCTGGTCGGCGTGTTCAGCCTGGCCGGCGATCTCGGCCTCAAGTGGAAGCACAATGCGTTCATCAACTACACGGTGAACAAGTGGAGCTTCAGCCTCTCGCAGATCTTCCGCAGCGGCTACGACAACCAGGCGCTTCCGGGCAGCGCCGCCCGCCCGGATTATAACGAGGAGGTCGATGATTATGTCATCTACAACCTCGCCGCGACCTTCGCGCCGACCAGGAACCTGCGTCTGACGGCGGGCATCAAGAACCTGTTCGACAAGGATCCGCCGTTCGCCATCACCTACGACAGCAACACCGGCGCCGGCTCGAGCTGGGAGCCCCGCGTAGCCGATCCGCGCGGCCGCTCCTTCACGGTCAACGTCGACTGGAAATTCTTCTAG
- a CDS encoding LD-carboxypeptidase, protein MQDRREALAMIGAGGLALALPSSRGRATAQSVRRKPPRLKAGDKVGLVGPAGFHADSFDLRIASESIAAMGLVPVLAPHVNDRFGYLAGQDRDRAADLNAMFADDSIHAIFAVRGGWGSARILPHLDWAAIRANPKLLVGFSDITALHLAIAARAGFPTIHGPNAGSAWGKLSWEPFRAMVFEGRLPLVANPPGDEDRLVQRLYRTRTIRPGTATGRLLGGNLTVLAHLVGTPWLPNFDGAILFIEDVDEAEYRIDRMLTQLGQAGILGKLAGLVFGQCTNCVGEGPSYGGFTLGDVLKQHVEPLGIPAYQGALFGHVADQFSLPVGCRAELDASAGTIRLLESPVA, encoded by the coding sequence ATGCAGGATCGACGCGAGGCACTGGCAATGATCGGCGCGGGCGGTCTCGCCCTCGCCCTCCCTTCCTCTCGCGGACGCGCCACCGCCCAGTCGGTCCGGCGCAAGCCGCCGCGGCTGAAGGCTGGGGACAAGGTCGGGCTGGTCGGCCCCGCCGGCTTCCACGCGGATTCGTTCGACCTCAGGATCGCGAGCGAAAGCATCGCGGCGATGGGGCTTGTTCCCGTGCTCGCCCCGCACGTCAACGACCGCTTCGGCTATCTAGCCGGGCAGGACCGCGACCGCGCCGCGGACCTCAACGCCATGTTCGCCGACGACAGCATCCACGCCATCTTCGCGGTGCGTGGCGGCTGGGGCTCGGCGCGCATCCTGCCCCATCTCGACTGGGCGGCCATCCGCGCCAATCCCAAGCTGCTGGTCGGGTTCAGCGACATCACCGCGCTTCATCTCGCCATTGCCGCCCGCGCGGGCTTCCCGACCATCCACGGACCCAATGCCGGAAGCGCCTGGGGCAAGCTCAGCTGGGAGCCGTTCCGCGCCATGGTGTTCGAAGGCCGGTTGCCGCTGGTTGCCAATCCGCCGGGTGACGAGGACCGCCTCGTGCAGCGCCTGTACCGCACCCGTACCATCCGCCCGGGCACGGCGACCGGCCGGCTGCTCGGCGGCAACCTGACCGTGCTCGCCCATCTGGTCGGAACGCCCTGGCTGCCGAATTTCGATGGCGCGATCCTGTTCATCGAGGATGTGGACGAAGCCGAATACCGGATCGACCGCATGCTGACGCAGCTTGGGCAGGCCGGCATCCTCGGGAAGCTCGCGGGTCTGGTGTTCGGCCAGTGCACCAACTGCGTCGGCGAGGGGCCATCCTATGGCGGGTTCACACTTGGCGACGTGCTGAAGCAGCATGTCGAGCCGCTCGGCATTCCCGCCTACCAGGGTGCCTTGTTCGGCCATGTCGCCGACCAGTTCAGCCTTCCGGTCGGCTGCCGCGCCGAGCTTGACGCGAGTGCCGGCACCATCCGCCTGCTGGAGTCGCCCGTTGCCTGA
- a CDS encoding complex I NDUFA9 subunit family protein — protein sequence MTATDWRERIITVFGGGGFIGRYVCEALFKTGVRVRVAQRDPRGAFFLQPLAAVGQLDLVRADFTRPQSLEAAVEGTWGVINLVGAFSGKLDAVHGNAPARIAELAAKGGAASFTHVSAIGVSEDSASFYARTKAAGENKVRAAFPGATIIRPSVVFGPEDQFTNRFAGMSSLPIMPVLGGKTRFQPIFVRDLGSAIAKAAQQPERFAAQTFELGGPDVMTMHELNRAIAEAAGRKPEIVDLPDVVGSAMSRLGFLPGAPITRDQWIMLQKDNVASGPGLEAFGIQPTPLAAVAPEWLGRFHEGGRFASRRSQSSVG from the coding sequence ATGACGGCGACCGACTGGCGAGAGCGCATCATCACTGTCTTCGGCGGCGGCGGCTTCATCGGCCGCTACGTCTGCGAAGCCCTGTTCAAGACCGGTGTCCGGGTCCGCGTCGCCCAGCGCGATCCGCGCGGTGCCTTCTTCCTGCAGCCCCTGGCGGCGGTCGGGCAGCTCGACCTCGTCCGCGCCGACTTCACCCGTCCGCAGTCGCTCGAAGCGGCGGTCGAGGGTACCTGGGGCGTGATCAACCTGGTCGGTGCCTTTTCGGGCAAGCTCGATGCGGTCCATGGCAACGCGCCTGCTCGCATCGCCGAACTCGCCGCCAAGGGTGGCGCGGCGAGCTTCACTCACGTGTCGGCGATCGGCGTCAGCGAGGACAGTGCCTCCTTCTATGCCCGCACCAAGGCGGCCGGCGAGAACAAGGTGCGCGCGGCCTTCCCGGGCGCGACCATCATCCGCCCGAGCGTGGTGTTCGGCCCCGAGGACCAGTTCACCAACCGCTTCGCCGGAATGAGCAGCCTGCCGATCATGCCCGTGCTCGGCGGCAAGACCCGCTTCCAGCCAATCTTCGTCCGCGACCTCGGCAGCGCCATCGCCAAGGCCGCGCAGCAGCCGGAGCGCTTCGCCGCCCAGACCTTCGAGCTTGGCGGCCCGGACGTCATGACCATGCACGAACTCAACCGGGCGATCGCCGAGGCGGCCGGACGCAAGCCGGAGATCGTCGACCTGCCTGATGTCGTCGGCAGCGCGATGAGCCGGCTCGGCTTCCTTCCCGGCGCGCCGATCACGCGCGACCAGTGGATCATGCTGCAGAAGGACAATGTCGCCAGCGGGCCGGGCCTTGAGGCCTTCGGCATTCAGCCGACCCCGCTCGCCGCCGTCGCTCCGGAATGGCTTGGCCGTTTCCACGAAGGCGGGCGCTTCGCCAGCCGCCGGTCGCAGTCGAGCGTCGGCTAG
- the dacB gene encoding D-alanyl-D-alanine carboxypeptidase/D-alanyl-D-alanine-endopeptidase has translation MRSLLLLPALLAPSIALAAPAADTLRGRVEAKLAEAGPGVRFGLMVASMDGREILAIDPDGRFVPASNTKLFTTIAAFELLPGLDQPDVEGGALVRLAPQGSKQPIVILEGRGDARLSSAPDCRVNCLATLADAVAARNRRVAGVVGAAPRYADERWSFGMSWNNIPTRSGTALAALTVDDNELALRVVPGAEGQPPQVQVGDYVRVVNQALTVREGKTALEVERLPGERTLRLTGTIAGNAGEQLLRLGIDDPAEFAAWRMTGMLRERGVRVGAGPVGRYLTEFRSTSSEIARVTPPPLAADIVTINKVSQNVHAELLLRRLGAARDKPSVAGGLEAVRIMLDRAGVPERAATLADGSGMSPYNRVSPRGMVTMLRWASGRPWGAALRASLPVGGVDGTLARRFREGGLKGRIFAKTGSLNATSALSGYMLTAGGETLVFSIIANDVPEEVRATLIMDQVLELVAASG, from the coding sequence GTGAGATCGTTGCTCCTGCTGCCGGCGCTGCTTGCGCCTTCGATCGCCCTTGCCGCGCCCGCAGCCGACACGCTGCGGGGCAGGGTCGAGGCCAAGCTCGCCGAAGCCGGGCCGGGCGTGCGCTTCGGCCTGATGGTGGCAAGCATGGACGGACGGGAGATCCTCGCCATCGACCCGGACGGCCGCTTCGTCCCGGCTTCCAACACCAAGCTGTTCACCACCATCGCCGCCTTTGAACTGCTGCCGGGGCTCGACCAGCCCGATGTCGAGGGTGGTGCCCTCGTCCGCCTGGCGCCGCAGGGCAGCAAGCAGCCCATTGTCATTCTTGAAGGCCGCGGCGATGCGCGCCTGTCGAGCGCGCCCGATTGCCGCGTGAACTGCCTTGCGACCCTCGCCGACGCGGTCGCCGCACGAAACCGGCGGGTTGCTGGCGTCGTCGGTGCCGCGCCGCGCTATGCCGACGAACGGTGGAGCTTCGGGATGAGCTGGAACAACATCCCGACCCGCTCCGGAACGGCGCTCGCCGCGCTGACGGTCGACGACAATGAGCTCGCCCTGCGCGTGGTCCCGGGCGCCGAGGGGCAGCCGCCGCAGGTGCAGGTCGGCGACTATGTGCGGGTCGTCAACCAAGCGCTCACGGTCCGCGAGGGCAAGACCGCGCTCGAGGTGGAGCGCCTGCCCGGCGAGCGGACGTTGCGACTGACCGGCACCATCGCCGGCAACGCCGGGGAACAGCTCCTCCGCCTCGGCATCGACGATCCGGCCGAGTTCGCCGCCTGGCGGATGACCGGCATGTTGAGGGAGCGGGGCGTCCGGGTCGGCGCGGGTCCGGTCGGTCGTTACCTGACCGAATTTCGCTCAACTTCTTCCGAGATCGCGCGGGTCACGCCGCCGCCGCTGGCCGCGGACATCGTCACCATCAACAAGGTCAGCCAGAACGTGCACGCCGAGCTGCTCCTTCGCCGCCTCGGCGCGGCGCGCGACAAGCCGAGCGTCGCCGGCGGCCTCGAAGCGGTCCGCATCATGCTCGACCGGGCCGGCGTCCCCGAGCGCGCCGCGACCCTCGCCGACGGGTCCGGCATGTCGCCCTACAATCGCGTGTCCCCGCGCGGCATGGTGACCATGCTCAGGTGGGCATCGGGACGACCATGGGGCGCAGCGCTCCGGGCAAGCCTTCCGGTTGGGGGTGTCGACGGCACGCTCGCCCGCCGCTTTCGCGAGGGCGGTCTCAAGGGCCGGATCTTCGCCAAGACAGGTTCGCTGAATGCGACCAGCGCCCTGTCCGGCTACATGCTGACCGCCGGCGGCGAGACCCTTGTCTTCTCGATCATCGCCAACGACGTGCCCGAGGAAGTCCGCGCGACTCTCATCATGGATCAGGTGCTCGAACTGGTCGCAGCCAGCGGCTGA
- a CDS encoding undecaprenyl-diphosphate phosphatase, whose product MPIIWLVIILGIVEGLTEYLPVSSTGHLILATELLGFSATDWEAFNVAIQPGAIFAIIVLYWRTFWDVFTGLFRKEAGAWRFVRNLLVACVPAVILALLIGDYIESLLGNAVVVAWALIIGGVAILIIERLVKPRECGGVQNLSLRQSATVGLIQCLAMIPGVSRSGATILGAMSIGVDRKTAAEFSFFLAMPTLSGATVYYLAKHHERIPADMYGNILIGSLVSFIVALIVVKLFVGFVTRYGFAPFAWYRIIAGAAALVWLSLR is encoded by the coding sequence ATGCCGATCATCTGGCTGGTCATCATCCTCGGCATCGTCGAGGGGCTCACCGAATATCTGCCCGTTTCCTCGACCGGCCACCTGATCCTCGCGACCGAACTGCTCGGCTTCAGCGCGACCGACTGGGAGGCGTTCAACGTCGCCATCCAGCCGGGCGCCATCTTCGCCATCATCGTGCTCTACTGGCGCACCTTCTGGGACGTGTTCACCGGCCTGTTTCGCAAGGAAGCCGGCGCCTGGCGGTTCGTCCGCAACCTCCTCGTCGCCTGCGTGCCTGCAGTGATCCTGGCCCTGCTCATCGGCGACTACATCGAATCCCTGCTCGGCAATGCGGTGGTGGTCGCCTGGGCCCTCATCATCGGCGGTGTCGCCATTCTCATCATCGAGCGGCTGGTGAAGCCGAGGGAGTGCGGCGGGGTCCAGAATCTCAGCCTGCGGCAGTCCGCCACTGTCGGCCTCATCCAGTGCCTGGCGATGATCCCCGGGGTCAGCCGCTCGGGCGCGACCATTCTCGGCGCCATGAGCATCGGCGTCGACCGCAAGACCGCGGCCGAGTTCAGCTTCTTCCTCGCCATGCCGACCCTGTCGGGCGCGACCGTCTACTATCTCGCCAAGCACCACGAGCGGATCCCGGCCGACATGTACGGCAACATCCTGATCGGCAGCCTGGTGAGCTTCATCGTCGCGCTGATCGTGGTGAAGCTGTTCGTCGGCTTCGTCACCCGCTACGGTTTCGCCCCGTTCGCCTGGTACCGGATCATCGCCGGCGCGGCGGCACTGGTATGGCTCAGCCTTCGCTGA
- a CDS encoding FAD-dependent oxidoreductase → MTRDAIVVGAGVVGVATAEALHRRGLAVTLVDRRSGPGEGASFANGAQLSWSYTDALASPSLLKRLPGVLAATDPAFRVRLRPDPDYIRWCLAFLRNCTAARFAANSLAGLQLALRSRLAMAALLERVPLPFDHAVPGKLLLHEDPHAFLAAAEHAARKADAGMDVRAVSVADAVAIEPALEGIAARLVGAIHAPGDAVGDAHLFCAGLTERLGAQGLETRFGIAVSRIEQGATPALVLADGERLAARHIILCTGPDAPALLRPLRWRVPIVPVRGHSITAAQGPAAPHISITDVSRKLVFCRLGDQIRIAGQADVGFATTKVDQARLRTLLADARDSLPDAADFQGPLQPWAGLRPVTPDSLPIVQRRGPVTVNIGHGALGWTYAMATADQAARLVTGEAPARGH, encoded by the coding sequence GTGACCCGCGACGCCATCGTCGTCGGCGCCGGCGTCGTTGGGGTCGCCACCGCCGAAGCGCTCCACCGCCGCGGCCTTGCCGTGACCCTGGTCGATCGCCGTAGCGGACCGGGCGAGGGCGCCTCCTTCGCCAACGGCGCGCAGCTCAGCTGGTCCTACACGGACGCGCTCGCCTCGCCGTCGCTGCTGAAGCGGCTGCCGGGCGTCCTTGCCGCAACCGACCCGGCCTTTCGCGTCAGGTTGCGGCCCGATCCCGATTACATCCGCTGGTGCCTCGCCTTTCTGCGCAACTGCACCGCTGCCCGTTTCGCCGCCAACAGCCTCGCCGGCCTGCAACTGGCGCTGCGCTCGCGTCTCGCCATGGCAGCGCTGCTGGAGCGCGTGCCGCTCCCATTCGATCACGCCGTGCCGGGCAAGCTGCTGCTGCACGAGGACCCTCACGCCTTTCTCGCCGCGGCCGAGCACGCCGCCCGCAAGGCCGACGCCGGCATGGACGTGCGCGCCGTCTCCGTCGCCGATGCGGTGGCGATCGAGCCGGCGCTTGAGGGAATTGCGGCGCGGCTGGTAGGTGCCATCCACGCACCCGGCGATGCGGTCGGCGACGCACATCTCTTCTGCGCGGGCCTGACCGAGAGGCTAGGCGCGCAAGGGCTCGAGACACGCTTCGGCATCGCCGTGTCCCGCATTGAGCAAGGCGCGACCCCCGCGCTGGTCCTCGCCGACGGCGAACGCCTCGCCGCCCGCCACATCATCCTTTGCACCGGTCCGGACGCGCCGGCGCTGCTCCGCCCACTACGCTGGCGCGTGCCGATCGTCCCCGTGCGCGGCCATTCGATCACCGCCGCGCAAGGCCCGGCCGCGCCGCACATCAGCATCACCGACGTGTCCCGCAAACTGGTCTTCTGCCGCCTCGGCGACCAGATCCGCATCGCCGGCCAGGCCGACGTGGGTTTCGCGACCACAAAGGTGGACCAGGCCCGCCTCCGCACCCTCCTTGCCGACGCGCGGGACAGCCTGCCCGATGCGGCCGACTTCCAGGGCCCATTGCAGCCGTGGGCGGGCCTTCGCCCCGTCACCCCCGACAGCCTCCCTATCGTTCAGCGCCGCGGCCCGGTCACCGTCAACATCGGCCACGGCGCCCTCGGCTGGACCTACGCCATGGCCACCGCTGACCAGGCCGCACGGCTTGTCACCGGCGAAGCGCCGGCACGTGGCCATTGA
- a CDS encoding serine hydrolase — MRPFSLAASVALLAGCAPLERPAGFSPPPDVAYAWVRFTPTKVPASGAAGLADRAAGRTITIDDPIRVASVSKIVTALTVMRLVDEGRLSLDEDVSARLGYALRNPHFPDKPITLRMLLSQTSSVRDQGENYVIRFGEAIRPRIEAADSFDPDHPPGTFFRYANLNSGIVATLLEKVTGERFDRLSHRLVLQPLGLAACFNWTMCSDAAVARAVTLYDEDGSVVLDDLKGRRPACPVFTAPGVECDLDAYELGTNGALFSPQGGLRISAEGLTVIGQMLMNGGTHRGSVFLKPGTVRQMTSPQWRFDGRNGATESGFYCRYGLGIQLLPGSDPACRDRLLADGRAMFGHAGEAYRVRSGLWIDSIRREGIAYVAANNGKDPPRGRTEYRAIEEWLAARLR; from the coding sequence ATGCGCCCATTCTCCCTCGCCGCCTCGGTCGCCCTGCTCGCCGGCTGCGCGCCGCTCGAACGTCCGGCAGGTTTCTCGCCGCCACCCGACGTCGCCTATGCCTGGGTGCGCTTTACACCGACGAAAGTGCCGGCGAGCGGGGCCGCGGGCCTCGCCGACCGGGCGGCGGGGCGGACCATCACCATCGACGATCCCATCCGCGTCGCCTCCGTGTCGAAGATCGTCACCGCGCTGACCGTCATGCGACTGGTGGACGAAGGCCGGCTGTCGCTCGACGAGGATGTGTCGGCGCGGCTCGGCTATGCGCTGCGCAATCCCCACTTCCCCGACAAGCCGATCACCTTGCGCATGCTGCTGTCGCAGACGTCGAGCGTGCGCGACCAGGGCGAGAATTATGTCATCCGCTTCGGTGAAGCGATCCGCCCCCGGATCGAGGCCGCCGACAGTTTCGATCCCGATCATCCGCCCGGCACCTTCTTCCGCTACGCCAACCTGAACAGCGGGATCGTCGCGACCCTGCTGGAAAAGGTGACCGGCGAGCGGTTCGACCGGCTGTCGCACCGGCTGGTGCTGCAGCCGCTCGGGCTCGCCGCCTGCTTCAACTGGACGATGTGCAGCGACGCGGCGGTCGCGAGGGCCGTCACCCTCTACGACGAGGACGGGAGCGTCGTGCTGGACGACCTCAAGGGTCGGCGTCCCGCCTGTCCGGTGTTCACCGCGCCGGGGGTCGAATGCGACCTCGACGCCTATGAACTCGGCACCAACGGGGCGCTGTTCTCGCCGCAAGGCGGGCTGCGCATCTCGGCGGAGGGACTGACCGTCATCGGGCAGATGCTGATGAACGGCGGCACGCACCGAGGGTCCGTCTTCCTCAAGCCCGGCACGGTGCGGCAGATGACCAGCCCGCAGTGGCGCTTCGACGGGCGCAACGGGGCGACGGAGAGCGGCTTCTACTGCCGCTACGGCCTCGGCATCCAGCTGCTTCCGGGAAGCGATCCCGCCTGCCGTGACCGGTTGCTTGCGGACGGCCGCGCCATGTTCGGCCATGCCGGCGAAGCCTATCGGGTGCGCTCGGGCCTGTGGATCGACTCGATCCGCCGCGAGGGCATCGCCTATGTCGCCGCCAACAACGGCAAGGACCCGCCGCGCGGCCGCACCGAATATCGCGCGATCGAGGAGTGGCTGGCCGCCAGGCTGCGCTGA